A portion of the Ruminococcus albus AD2013 genome contains these proteins:
- a CDS encoding HU family DNA-binding protein — translation MNKAELINVIAEKGGYTKKEADKVLTTVLDTIAGALENGEKVTLVGFGTFEVRERAAKVALNPVTKAPVDVPARKVPAFKAGQALKEAVAKAKNKK, via the coding sequence ATGAATAAGGCAGAACTTATCAATGTTATCGCAGAGAAGGGCGGTTATACCAAGAAGGAAGCTGATAAGGTACTGACAACAGTTCTTGATACTATTGCAGGCGCTCTGGAGAACGGTGAGAAGGTCACTCTCGTTGGCTTCGGTACATTCGAGGTTAGGGAAAGAGCTGCTAAGGTCGCTTTAAATCCTGTTACCAAGGCTCCTGTTGATGTTCCTGCAAGAAAGGTTCCCGCGTTCAAGGCTGGACAGGCTCTTAAGGAAGCTGTTGCAAAGGCTAAGAACAAGAAGTAA
- a CDS encoding dockerin, giving the protein MVKSKELDPNSNNGVLFDNLYYGYQIDDNTYRLYSRNTYTDVPKKYVRDGVFITNKYNNILNVGNISQFDNELNVTEYNGKDKDLSCGPACIAMAVTSEFKKNVSITDVFADGNNYAWSIGAIPKNLYAHNYNYTPWNFEWCEAGGNGTTLNGMFRLMQIYADREGKTAVSPVVNYYESNNKTIDKIDKALSEGHTVVASVLFNSRYVAFNGYSNTIRAAANFLPANPFIHYVVIAGECDGSGKYDGYYAVADPYKKALKDINGNLVCDDINSGLTIVRKQTMAGSINQMYDSWYRGIVYVK; this is encoded by the coding sequence ATGGTAAAATCAAAGGAGCTGGATCCAAACAGCAATAACGGAGTATTATTTGATAATCTTTATTATGGTTATCAGATAGACGATAATACATATAGATTATATAGCAGGAACACTTATACAGACGTTCCTAAGAAGTATGTTCGTGACGGTGTATTTATTACCAATAAATACAATAATATCTTGAATGTGGGAAATATATCGCAGTTTGATAATGAACTTAATGTAACAGAATATAACGGAAAAGATAAGGATCTGAGCTGCGGTCCCGCGTGTATTGCTATGGCTGTTACAAGTGAATTCAAAAAGAATGTATCTATTACAGACGTTTTTGCCGACGGAAATAATTATGCATGGTCTATAGGAGCTATACCAAAAAATCTTTATGCACATAATTACAACTACACACCATGGAATTTTGAATGGTGTGAGGCCGGAGGGAACGGCACTACCCTTAATGGTATGTTCAGGCTTATGCAGATATATGCCGACAGGGAAGGGAAGACTGCTGTTTCACCCGTTGTAAACTATTATGAAAGCAATAATAAAACAATAGATAAAATAGACAAAGCTCTCAGTGAAGGACATACTGTAGTGGCTTCTGTGCTGTTTAATTCGAGATATGTAGCTTTCAATGGCTATTCCAATACTATCCGTGCTGCAGCAAATTTTCTCCCGGCAAATCCTTTTATCCATTATGTGGTCATAGCAGGAGAATGTGATGGATCAGGAAAATATGACGGATATTATGCTGTCGCGGATCCTTATAAAAAAGCATTGAAAGATATAAACGGAAATTTGGTCTGTGATGATATAAATTCGGGACTTACTATCGTAAGAAAACAGACTATGGCTGGTTCGATCAATCAGATGTATGATTCGTGGTACAGAGGTATTGTATACGTGAAATAA